In Armatimonadota bacterium, one genomic interval encodes:
- a CDS encoding aspartate kinase: protein MIVVQKYGGSSVATTEKICLVADRIKKVANESNKVVVVVSAMGDTTDDLIAMAKAITQHPDERELDKLLSTGEQASSALLTMALHEIGVPAVSLTGGQAGIITEKVPGKARIASIDPTRVRQELESGKVVVVAGFQGITDNATWADITTLGRGGSDTTAVALAAALNADKCEVYTDVDGVFTADPRLVPQARKLDRISYEEMLEMAGQGARVMHSRAVELAELYGIDVYVAHSAKDIIGTLITKEDESMELRNPVRGIAHDTDVARITVCSVPDRPGIAYQIFHALAEANINVDVIVQNVSSHGVTDLSFTVNLADLAKAEKVLEPVIKKVGAKEMISSSDLAKVSIVGTGIRSHPGYADKMFGALAAEGINIVSITTSEIRITCLIPKADVQKAVQVLHSAFELEKADPSTVKID, encoded by the coding sequence GTGATTGTTGTTCAGAAATATGGAGGAAGTTCGGTAGCTACAACAGAAAAGATTTGCTTAGTAGCCGACCGAATAAAAAAGGTTGCCAACGAATCAAATAAAGTTGTGGTGGTTGTGTCTGCAATGGGTGACACTACAGATGACCTTATTGCAATGGCAAAAGCCATCACCCAACACCCTGATGAACGCGAGCTTGACAAGCTTTTGTCAACCGGCGAACAAGCTAGCAGTGCACTTTTGACGATGGCACTTCACGAAATCGGTGTCCCTGCGGTTTCTCTTACAGGAGGCCAAGCAGGCATCATAACAGAGAAGGTACCGGGGAAAGCTCGAATTGCAAGTATTGATCCTACCCGTGTCCGTCAAGAACTCGAATCAGGAAAGGTTGTTGTAGTCGCAGGATTCCAAGGTATCACAGATAACGCAACTTGGGCTGATATTACTACACTTGGCCGAGGTGGCTCGGACACCACAGCAGTGGCCCTTGCTGCTGCCTTAAATGCAGATAAATGCGAGGTCTATACCGACGTGGACGGGGTCTTCACCGCTGACCCAAGGCTTGTACCACAAGCTAGGAAACTCGACCGAATATCCTATGAAGAAATGCTGGAAATGGCGGGACAAGGAGCTCGCGTTATGCATTCAAGGGCGGTTGAGTTAGCCGAACTTTACGGAATAGACGTATACGTAGCCCACAGCGCTAAGGACATAATAGGAACATTAATTACTAAGGAGGATGAGAGCATGGAATTAAGAAATCCCGTCCGAGGGATCGCACACGACACCGATGTTGCAAGGATTACTGTTTGTTCGGTGCCCGATCGCCCTGGGATTGCATATCAGATTTTCCACGCCCTAGCTGAGGCAAACATCAACGTGGACGTGATTGTCCAAAACGTTAGCAGTCATGGAGTAACCGACCTGTCATTTACCGTTAATCTTGCAGACCTAGCAAAAGCTGAGAAGGTGCTAGAACCTGTAATCAAAAAAGTTGGTGCAAAAGAAATGATAAGCTCCTCCGATTTAGCCAAAGTTTCGATTGTCGGTACGGGGATACGAAGCCATCCTGGCTATGCCGACAAAATGTTTGGCGCATTGGCGGCGGAGGGGATAAATATAGTCTCAATTACAACAAGCGAAATACGCATCACTTGTTTAATCCCCAAGGCTGATGTGCAGAAAGCTGTACAAGTGCTCCACTCGGCTTTCGAACTTGAAAAGGCAGATCCATCAACCGTAAAAATTGATTAA
- a CDS encoding BON domain-containing protein, with amino-acid sequence MANGFAICPCCGNPQTGWQGAPMWPAPAWGAGPGWWAQGWTAPMQSPAWRHSPWAAPSWGYAPPYTPAYYGGLPTDSEIEEMIYDAIDADPLIPFDANIDVTVEAGTVYLRGEVPSKRIKHAAGDDAWWIPGVVDVHNEIKVVPRRARRPAEEEAKAEEAKVA; translated from the coding sequence TTGGCAAACGGTTTCGCAATATGTCCTTGTTGTGGGAACCCACAAACCGGATGGCAAGGTGCTCCAATGTGGCCAGCACCAGCATGGGGAGCTGGCCCTGGATGGTGGGCTCAAGGATGGACAGCGCCAATGCAAAGCCCTGCTTGGAGACATTCTCCTTGGGCAGCTCCTTCATGGGGGTATGCTCCACCTTATACACCTGCCTACTACGGTGGACTGCCCACAGACTCCGAGATTGAAGAGATGATCTATGACGCAATTGACGCAGACCCGCTTATCCCGTTTGACGCCAATATTGACGTCACCGTAGAGGCGGGAACTGTTTACCTCCGTGGTGAGGTTCCAAGCAAGCGAATCAAACATGCTGCAGGAGATGATGCTTGGTGGATACCAGGCGTCGTAGATGTTCACAATGAAATAAAAGTTGTACCAAGACGTGCACGCCGGCCTGCAGAGGAAGAAGCAAAAGCTGAGGAGGCAAAAGTCGCGTAA
- a CDS encoding BON domain-containing protein — translation MNKNQTNKLYDIYQPLFNQYGPKAGIERSDEEIRGDIIQAFESSTQLDPREIIVEVKNGVVTLSGVVNSEEERLVAENYAQNTIGVVDVHNELQTRQNNQII, via the coding sequence ATGAATAAAAACCAGACTAATAAACTTTATGACATATATCAACCATTATTTAACCAATATGGCCCCAAGGCCGGAATCGAGCGTTCTGACGAAGAAATAAGAGGAGACATAATCCAAGCGTTTGAATCAAGCACCCAACTCGACCCTCGTGAAATCATTGTTGAAGTAAAAAATGGCGTAGTCACGCTTTCCGGCGTCGTGAACTCCGAAGAAGAACGTCTGGTAGCAGAAAATTATGCGCAAAATACAATTGGCGTAGTAGACGTTCATAATGAGCTTCAAACAAGACAAAACAACCAAATCATTTAA
- a CDS encoding BON domain-containing protein has translation MKVRSDDEITGDIIAAFGASPYVKETNIIVETQDGKVILSGVVDTLEEKEIAGEIAKSIKGVKAVENDITVSSDGEHPDIEIEKELSEKFASEPDLISVGARSYHGTVVLMGKVPSLAVKKHAIEIAESVKGVREVICDIHIAPGKPIDDVTIANDVAEAISDDPRLTVLNLDVQSHDGVVRIYGEVTNEKQRDLAKEIASAVPGVQQVENHLIVKKAEEEYSYE, from the coding sequence GTGAAGGTTCGTAGTGATGACGAAATTACTGGAGATATAATAGCCGCCTTTGGCGCATCGCCATATGTTAAAGAAACTAACATTATAGTAGAGACCCAGGATGGTAAAGTAATATTGTCAGGCGTGGTAGACACCCTTGAGGAAAAAGAAATTGCTGGAGAGATTGCCAAAAGTATCAAAGGAGTCAAGGCCGTAGAAAATGACATCACTGTTAGCAGCGATGGCGAACATCCCGACATTGAGATTGAAAAAGAATTAAGCGAAAAGTTTGCTAGCGAACCGGACCTAATATCTGTTGGTGCAAGATCCTATCATGGAACTGTCGTGCTAATGGGCAAGGTTCCAAGCCTGGCTGTTAAAAAACATGCCATTGAAATAGCCGAATCTGTAAAAGGAGTTAGGGAGGTTATCTGCGATATCCATATAGCACCGGGTAAACCAATTGATGATGTTACGATAGCCAATGACGTTGCAGAAGCAATTTCTGACGACCCACGGCTTACAGTTCTAAACCTAGACGTACAGTCTCACGATGGGGTAGTGCGCATTTACGGCGAAGTGACAAATGAAAAGCAACGAGACTTGGCAAAAGAAATTGCCTCAGCAGTTCCAGGCGTTCAGCAAGTTGAAAATCATCTGATAGTCAAAAAAGCCGAGGAAGAATATTCTTATGAATAA
- the lon gene encoding endopeptidase La gives MEDVSSEIMENVVNSAEDRTKMPIPEELRLLPLRDTVLFPLVVSPLSVGRESSIKLIDDAVTSGERIIAVATLRDPQIEHPKQEDIYPVGTAVVIHTMMRLPDNIRLIVQGIQRIRIREVTQLEPYLRAKVEVLPEKTDYTSEETIEIEALRRNVGNLFQRVVALSPNIPDELQALPNTVTKPGFLADAIANNLPIPTPQKQELLEAVDVRERLSKLLAILSREVEVLEIGSRIQSQIQSEMTKTQREYYLREQLKAIQKELGEIDERTMEINELKEKIAKAKMPPEAEKAANRELDRLQRMPPGAPEYSMSRTYLDWLISLPWSISTEDNLDILHVKKILDEDHYGLDKIKERILEYLSVRKFKASGEVRQPILCFVGPPGVGKTSLGMSIARALGRKFVRMSLGGIRDEAEIRGHRRTYIGALPGQIIQGIRRAGSNNPVFMMDEIDKVGADFRGDPSAALLEALDPEQNREFRDHYIEVPFDLSRTLFITTANMLDPILPPLKDRMEVLEIAGYTEEEKLMIAKHHLIPKQLAEHGLKEENLIWTDDAIYTLIRGYTREAGVRNLEREIAAVCRKVTRQFAEGRTESVHLDPDKLVEYLGAPRFQHEEVLQRVRVPGVATALAWTPIGGEVMFVEAAKMPGQRELTMTGMLGDVMKESAQAALSYIRSHASELNIDPEFFAKSDIHLHVPAGAIPKDGPSAGITIATALASLLTGRIVKPDVAMTGEITLTGRVLPVGGIKEKVLAARRAGIKTVILPADNRKDVEENIPEDVRKEMNFEFVESIDEVFKIALDSQKP, from the coding sequence ATGGAAGACGTATCATCTGAAATAATGGAAAACGTTGTAAACTCTGCAGAAGACCGAACGAAGATGCCAATTCCAGAGGAGCTTCGTTTGCTACCGCTGCGCGACACTGTCCTCTTCCCACTTGTCGTTAGCCCGCTTTCGGTGGGAAGAGAAAGTTCTATAAAGTTAATAGACGACGCTGTAACAAGTGGCGAGCGAATCATTGCTGTAGCCACACTGCGTGATCCCCAAATAGAACACCCAAAGCAGGAAGATATATATCCAGTTGGAACAGCCGTTGTCATACATACAATGATGCGCCTGCCCGATAACATCCGATTAATCGTGCAGGGCATCCAGCGAATAAGAATCCGAGAAGTTACTCAGCTTGAGCCTTACCTTCGCGCGAAGGTTGAGGTCCTTCCAGAGAAAACCGACTACACATCTGAGGAAACAATCGAGATTGAAGCACTTAGGCGAAATGTTGGCAACCTTTTCCAGCGCGTGGTCGCTCTATCGCCGAACATTCCTGACGAACTTCAAGCGTTGCCCAATACTGTAACTAAGCCAGGTTTTTTGGCGGACGCGATAGCCAATAATCTGCCCATCCCAACCCCCCAAAAGCAAGAACTCCTTGAGGCAGTAGATGTTCGCGAACGTCTTTCAAAACTCTTGGCAATTCTCTCTCGTGAAGTAGAAGTTCTTGAAATAGGTAGTCGAATCCAATCGCAAATCCAAAGCGAAATGACAAAAACCCAGCGCGAGTACTATTTGCGCGAGCAACTAAAGGCAATACAAAAGGAGCTCGGCGAAATAGACGAACGCACAATGGAGATTAATGAGCTTAAAGAAAAAATAGCAAAGGCAAAAATGCCTCCCGAAGCTGAGAAGGCAGCTAATCGGGAGCTTGACCGTCTTCAAAGAATGCCGCCTGGAGCTCCTGAGTATTCAATGTCTCGCACTTATTTAGATTGGCTCATTTCGCTACCTTGGAGCATAAGCACAGAAGATAATCTAGACATCCTACACGTTAAAAAGATACTCGACGAGGACCACTATGGCCTCGATAAGATCAAAGAACGAATTCTCGAATACCTTTCGGTAAGAAAATTCAAGGCATCCGGCGAGGTACGGCAACCGATTCTATGCTTTGTCGGGCCACCTGGCGTGGGAAAAACATCGCTTGGGATGTCAATTGCACGCGCTTTGGGTAGAAAGTTCGTGCGCATGTCGCTTGGCGGCATTCGCGATGAAGCCGAAATACGTGGACACCGCCGAACATACATTGGAGCATTGCCAGGCCAGATTATTCAAGGTATCCGGCGCGCAGGTTCAAACAATCCTGTCTTCATGATGGACGAAATTGACAAAGTCGGAGCAGACTTTAGAGGTGATCCCTCTGCGGCTCTTCTCGAGGCGCTTGATCCAGAACAGAATAGGGAATTTCGTGACCACTATATCGAGGTTCCATTTGACTTGTCCCGTACGCTGTTCATTACAACTGCAAATATGCTGGACCCAATCCTACCGCCGCTAAAAGACCGCATGGAGGTTCTTGAAATTGCTGGCTATACCGAAGAAGAAAAGTTGATGATTGCCAAGCATCACCTTATTCCAAAACAACTAGCAGAGCATGGCTTAAAAGAAGAAAACCTCATTTGGACTGACGATGCCATCTACACTCTAATTAGAGGATATACGCGCGAAGCCGGTGTCAGAAACCTCGAACGTGAGATTGCCGCAGTATGTCGCAAGGTAACCAGACAATTCGCCGAGGGCAGAACCGAAAGTGTCCACCTTGATCCTGACAAGCTAGTGGAATATTTGGGTGCACCTAGGTTCCAACATGAAGAAGTCTTGCAAAGAGTGCGAGTACCTGGGGTGGCAACGGCACTCGCATGGACTCCGATTGGCGGCGAGGTAATGTTTGTTGAGGCTGCCAAAATGCCGGGCCAAAGGGAACTTACAATGACAGGCATGTTAGGCGACGTAATGAAGGAATCTGCTCAAGCCGCTCTTTCCTATATTCGCTCTCATGCATCTGAACTAAATATTGACCCAGAGTTCTTTGCAAAAAGCGACATTCACCTGCACGTTCCGGCGGGGGCAATACCAAAAGACGGTCCATCAGCAGGCATAACCATAGCAACTGCGCTGGCATCTCTCCTCACGGGCAGGATTGTCAAGCCTGACGTAGCGATGACTGGCGAGATTACGCTTACTGGCAGAGTGTTGCCCGTTGGAGGAATTAAGGAAAAGGTTTTAGCAGCACGCCGTGCGGGAATTAAAACAGTGATACTACCAGCAGACAACCGAAAGGACGTCGAGGAAAACATCCCCGAAGACGTGCGTAAAGAAATGAACTTTGAGTTCGTTGAGAGCATTGATGAAGTATTCAAAATTGCACTTGATTCTCAAAAACCCTAG
- a CDS encoding Hsp20/alpha crystallin family protein — protein sequence MFKDYEDLIRQMELEMQRCSAEAMRRLLELPAEEPEFWVPKADTYETPGELVVRVEIAGVPRESLSVTLSADGRILNVQGNRSEAYVDNRRKERYYQLECYFGHFERDIPLPPGISIDRNRISAKYKEGFLIVTLPKLEHIPTSRKVPIEGHTEEEKKSDKH from the coding sequence ATGTTCAAAGACTACGAAGACTTAATCAGACAAATGGAATTGGAAATGCAACGTTGTTCCGCTGAGGCTATGCGCCGACTACTCGAGCTTCCAGCCGAGGAACCCGAGTTTTGGGTTCCAAAAGCCGATACATATGAAACACCAGGCGAGCTAGTCGTGCGAGTCGAAATTGCTGGTGTGCCAAGAGAATCGTTGTCCGTTACATTGTCGGCAGACGGACGCATTCTCAACGTTCAAGGCAACAGGTCCGAAGCCTATGTAGATAACAGGCGCAAAGAACGCTACTATCAATTAGAATGTTATTTCGGGCATTTTGAGCGTGACATACCTCTTCCTCCTGGTATTTCGATTGACCGAAACCGAATTAGCGCCAAATATAAGGAAGGTTTTCTAATCGTAACTCTTCCCAAGCTTGAACACATACCAACTTCGCGCAAAGTACCAATTGAAGGACACACAGAGGAGGAGAAAAAGTCCGATAAGCATTAA